The genome window gcctaggtagcagaactatttaacttcatcttcttcgtgaccatcgaacctgatattaagtttctcgctatcctCATTgctacttcttctcattaccttcgtccttcttcgatttactctcaatccatactctgtactcattagattgttcactccattcagcagattatgtaattcttattcactttcactcaggatagcaatgtcatcagcgaatcgtgtcattgatatcccttcaccttgaattttaattccactcctgaacctttctttcatttccatcattgcttcctctaagtacagattgaacagtaggggtgaaagactacatccctgttttacaccctttttaatacgagcacttcgatcttggtcgtccactcttattattccctcttggctgttgtacatattatatatgacccatctctccctgtaAAAGCACTTCGtctccaggccacaagtggcccatcgggaccatccaactgccatgtcatcctcagctgaggatgtggataggaaggGTGTGTGGTTAGTACACCGCTCtctcagtcgttatgatggttttctttgaccgtagccgctactattatgtcgagtagctcttcaattggcatcacggggctgagtgcatcccaaaaaaggcaacagcgcatggcggcccagatggttaCCCATAGTGCCggccaagcctgacagcacttaacttcggtgatccgacgggaaccggtgtatccactgcgacgaCGCCGTTgcgtctcagaatttcgaacatcttgcaccatttaacattgtcgaacgccttttccaggtcgacgaatcctatgaatgtgtcttgatttttctttagtcgtgcaTCCGTTGTTAACTGCAATGTCAGGATTGCCTGTCtcgtgccttttcctttcctaaagccaaactgattgtcatctagcgcatactcaactttcttttccattcttctgtaaattattcttgtcagcaacttggatgcataagctattacgctgattgtgcgataattctcgcacttgtcagctgttaccgtcttcggaattgtgtggatgacgtttttccgaaagtcagatggtatgtcgccagactcatacattctacacaccaacatgaatagtcgttttgttgcctcttcccccaacgattttataaATTCTGGTGGTATAgtatctatcccatctgccttatttgatcttaagtcctataAAGCTAGTTTAAattctaataccgggtcccctatctcttctaaatcgactcctgttttttttttttttctatcacatcagacaaatcttctccctcatagaggctttcaatgtattcttttcacctatccgctctctcgtctgcatttaacactggaattcctgttgtactcttaatattatcacccttgcctttaatgtcactgaaggttgttttgactttcctgtacgctgagtccaTCCTtcaaacaatcatttctttttcgatttcttcacatttttcatgcagccatttcagcttagcttcgctgcacttcctatttacttcatttctcagtgacttgtatttctgtattcctcagtcTCATAAtttttgtacatcctcctttcatcgatcaattgaagtatttcttctgttaaccatggtttcttcgcagttaccttttatgcacctatattttccttcccaacttcagttaccgccctttttagggatgtccattcctcttctactgtactccctactgagctattcgttattgctgtatccatagcccaGAGTActtcaaggccggccggagtggccgtgcggttctaggcgctacagtttggaaccgagctaccgctacggtcgcaggttcgaatcctgccttgggcatggatgtgtgtgatgtctttaggttagttaggtttaattagttctgagttctaggcgactgatgacctctgaagttaagtcgcatagtgctcagagccatttgaaccattttttaacttcaagagtatctcgtcattccttagtacttcggtatcccatgGTCACTTACCCAACAGTAAATACATTTTTGCCTCACACAGGTCGATGATAGGCAAAATCGGCTGTCAAGCGCTGCTAGTGTAAGTGAATGAAATGTCGGTCGAGTCTGGGAAGAGTTCGAATTTGGAGTCCGTCGAGATCGGGCGGAAGCATTTCGACATCATCTGACGTTTTTGTTTACGTTAAGTCAAAAATAAATCACAAGCGCTCACTGCACAATTCAAATTTCAAAACTAGCACTAAGTGAATGAAGTGTCAGATACGTCAGGGAGGAGTTCGAATTTGGAGTCGGTCAAGTCCAGGCAGAGGCTTGAACTCATATCGTACCGGCTGAGTGAATCTCCACTGCCGTGGGTTGATCCTCAGCAAAACATTACCGATAGCTGACTTACGATATTCCctacaagtgttttacaaagatttttCAGTGTACCGTATTTTCGAGCTAGCTCCAACTGCACTGGTAATATCTTGAACTGCAATAAAGATGTGACATAATACTAAAAATTCTGACCTGTCATGAGATTAATCGTAGTTATATGTGTGAGACGAAAGCAGTGTCTGCCTCATACAGGTCAAACAACGTACAACATTTTGGCACTGGTTATTGCAAAACTCTTTATCGTTTTGTGAACATTGTTGAGCAGCCGTATCCTAATTATAAATGTCTTCCGAAGCAGCTACATCTGATTAACATTTATCTATTAGGCCAGATTCACATCAAAATCAAAGCTAGGCTGCTATTTAGATTAATAATAATTGACGTCCTATTAATCGGTAGCGTTTCAACCTCCTTTTACTGAcggtaagcaaaatgtacaaataaTATTTATCTGCTACCTTACACAGAAAGTAACGAGACTCGCATTAAGAAACAGTTTCTGCTTTCATTAGGTGTCAACACGACAGAATTAATAAGAAATGACTTATTGTCTACAGCTTTTTCTTAATTCACGAAGAACATCACTGGATTAGGCCGATGTGAACCCTGCTTGTGACACATCGCATAAGGATTGTGTTGTAGATGATAAATTATGTAGGATAACTGAATACGTGCAGATTCCATAAAACCAGCGAGAGATGAAGTTACAAGATGAGCATAATCTATATTGACAGTGTGACGTTGAATCTCATAATAACACGACAGGTACTTCAAACCACTGACCACTGCACAGCATGCACCGTTTGTCATCCACTGGATATAGTTTGGGGCCTCAAAGAACGTTAGGAACATTATTCGATACAATTCCCTGCGACTATTCCTCAAAGAACGATTGTACGAAACCTGTCTCACTGCAAATTTCGCGAGTTCAAGTGAGACGTAGGTGACGTATCTACAttaatattatgacttttgatttcTTAAAATCGTTCGATATATTCCCACAACGTTGCTCATAACTTAAAATATTTGTTTACAGAACAGTACAGCTGTGTTAAAACCTGCATACCATCTGTGCGTTATGCAGTGCACGTTAAAAGCAGTGTAGGTTATACTATGAGAAATTGGGTCTATTGCACCATAATAGACGTGATGACAATAAGCACAAAGCACTTTTTGGTGGTGGTTTAATTTCCAGTGAAATGTCGGTTCTTAAGAACATCTGAGGAATATTTCAGGGAAGGTTTTTCTGCGAagtacgaaggctattcggaaagtaaggtccgatcgctcgtgaaaataaaaaaaatgttttatttgcaacagtttgctacgtcctccagctacttctctacatagtcgtgtcTCCGACTTAGAAATTTGTCGTAGCGTTGCTCCAACTTTTTAATACCCTTGTTATAAGCAGCAGGCGCCCGTGCTTTCCACAACTACTCTAAGCTGTTTGCAGgtcgttgcctgtgccaaaatattgtcttcatagacaGCTGTTCATGTAGGCAGATATGAACGTCTGAGGGAGCCAATTCCGAGCTGAAtggtgggcgatcaaacacttcccatcgaaaacgctgcagtagTGTGCtcactgcccctgcagtgtgcggccaggaatttcatgaagaaggaaatgcatgactggtacgttatgtggggttgcatgaaatcaggtgaaacctTGCACtgggcacccatacttggcggggaCACCATTGTTAAAGGCATGTTTACCTACTCACTGtgtgctcaaaactgaaaagaacgaTGTGACGCAATCTGCAGCCATAGTAGAGACATTGTCCGATACAttgtgtcgtttccatttcgcgacctatcgaacCTTAATTTCCGAATAGCCCACGTATTATCGTATGAAGCAGGAATGTAAATAAACATTTGAAGAgcgaatattacaaaaacaaaattttaattgaatgCATTCACTTCACACATTAAACAACTATTGCAATGCAGACTTCATATTCATAAGTTACTgatataaatattaaataaacttAGCTACTAGGCTTTGATCTAACAGCTAGACACATAACTTTGAGCACTGAAGACACGTGGAAGACGGAAGTGATATTGTGCTTGATAAGACAACAAAGGAATAGCTAAACTAGCCactgaaagaaaacaaaatccTGATAACACGAAGTTGACAATGACAGAAAACGAAGTCCAGTCTTGTGAGATGTCCTGAATAGTGTATGAAGGAAACAAGCAGGCGAAAATTTttaatatatagtgtgtgtgtgtgtgttgtggctgTAAGGCGGCATGACGCTAGAATATAGTGAAATAAGGATTTTTCCTGGAACTCTGTTgagattatattttttttttcagtgacgtTGTGGGCAGTAGGTTGTGTGTTTAGGTCgctttttttcgttttttcagAGATTTTGGATGACAGACAACGAATCCACATTTTTGTTGATAATTCTGTTTTGCATATgaaaagtaggcctgtgctgttttcttttttttttagtgagGTTGTGTTTCTATAACTTTAAAAAATGGGGAACAGTTTTGGGGAAGAACTGATGTCTTGTTTTCCGTGCTACTCGAATACACGTCGAGATAAGACAAGGTAAAGATGCAGTTCGATATGTTTACGAAACGATCAAGCTTGATCTTCTCATGCTCAGATTCCTCTCATTCAAGTCAAAGCTAGCTCTCCATGCACACTGTCCATTCATAGAGCAGCACTACGGAACGCCTCGGCTCGCGAGCTAGGGAGCCTAGGGGTAGAAGTTCTGCAGAGCGTCGGCGTACAGCACGTTGTACTGGTCGCGGAGCACGTGCACGCGCGACGGCTTGCCGTTGAAGACGTAAGGCCCTTTGTCGAGGGTGTTCACGGCCGACTGCTGCAGCGCCGGTTTGGGGGTCGTCGTAGTGGAAGCCGGACGACCTTGCCAGCGGTAGACGCCGGTCGGCTTGCCGTTGGAGACGAACTCGACGGGCACGTTGATGAAGGGGTTGTAAGTGGCGGCGCgtcgcgggggcggcggcggcggcgggggcggttgGCTGACGTAGCCCAGGCCCGGCACGAAGACGTAGGGCGCGGCGGGCATGCGGATGTAGTAGACGGGCGAGTCGGGGAACGGCTTGCGGCGCGTCGAGGCGCCGCCCACGGGCAGCCGCAGGCCGCCGGCGCGCGAGAACGCCTCCAGCCCGGAGTCGGGGTCTCCTGCGGACACAGTGCGATTGACGTCACACGGTGCTGTCGACACCGACCTCCAATAGCGGCCACATTATGTGTATTAATTACTATACCACATTTCTGGCACTCACTCTTTTTGTTATCATTGCACAGATTTAATAAGAATGAAATCATATGAAATCATGAGAGTTCATCAACAATGTTAACAAGAggaaacaaaaatatcaaaataaattgtCTCGCATTTGCAGATGACTTTACTACACTTTCTGGAAATTTCACGTCTGCTGACTCTTTTAGAAGAAATAGCCGGTAGGAatggcttaagaatttctgcagggAGAACCAAACTTTTAACCGACATTAGCCCATTTTATACCAGTGGTAGGTTTTCCTCCCAGGTATAGCTGGTTCATGTTTATCCCTCTAGATGACAGCTGAATACAAACAACTGTGAGAATGTAGAACAGATATGCCCTCTGCGCATGTTGTCACTGAACTcaacaaaagccggccgaagtggccgcgcggttctggcgctgcagtctggaaccgcgagaccgctacggtcgcaggttcgaatcctacctcgggcatggatgtgtgtgatgtccttaggttagttaggtctaactggttctaagttctaggggactaatgacctcagcagttgagtcccatagtgctcggagccatttgaaccatttttttttaactcaacAAACAACAAGCCATTTCTGTTGTGAGAtttgtctgcaataatgttcaaacCCAGAGTTTACATCTCTTAGCTTCATAATGTATGCCACATATCACATACAGGTAAATCAAAAATAGTGTAATGTAATACTTAAACATTATATTTGAAGATATATTTAAGTTTATAGTAATTCATTTCCATTGTTATGCTTTACTTTATTGTTGATTATGGCTGGCAGGTTTTCCAGCCAATGGTATATAACAGTCTCATTATAAGAAGGTTGGATTATAGTAACTAAGCAATatgcggaatgaaattttcactctgcagcggagtgtgcgctgatatggaactttcagaggcagattaaaactgtgtgccggaccgagactcccatGAAAGCTCATTCttgaaacgtcccccaggctgtggctaagccatgtctccacagaatCCTTCCTTCCAGGAATGCTCGTtcagcaaggtctgcaggagaccttctgtgaagtttggaaggtaggagacgaggtactggcggaattaaagctgcgaggacgggtcgtgagtcgttcttgggtagctcatatggtgtTAACGTGTAcgtagcaccgagactcactcacgtagcgcttGTCCTGCCTTTAACGCCACAATGGCAACGCGGAttcaagcaactttcggaacttaCGTGAgagtgggacacctgtttaagatccaatacacaacgcttacaCTACCACCTGGAAAGGGTGGACTTGGCCTGGTGAACATATATGATatggcacgggcgttattcgtcagtacgttttttcgacagtggcgcggtcaatttcgtagtatctcgggtgcgttggccgatgcacTGGCGCCCACTTCAATGGTGCCCCCACTCAATGTGGGTCGTATTTCACCGAAGATGTCACATTTCAAGTTTttctttttggagcttagctatgtcagagaagccttcccaacaacacaactaccgacgacgcgagatgtgtACCAAATATTACGGCGTCAGTGCCGCAGGAGTATCCTGGAAAAGAAGTACGCAGACAacaactggcgacagatatggcgcattatacggaacgtttacctcccaacgtcggtacgctcaacatggtatgtggtggtaaataggaagttcacAACGAACCAACGGCGGCATGCTATTCATTTGTCAGACACTCCATTATGTTTAAGCTGTGCAACAGTGGACGCTGATGAACGCCGTTTACCATGTAGTGGTTCGGCTCCGGTGTGGCACGTGGCACGACAGATACTGGCGTTCCTGTTTCGCACCGCCCCTCACACAGTTTCATCGGACTCACTCCTTTTctcccaagaatcttattttccggtccataaaacaaaggcagtgacatgggtacgggaaATGGTTGTGGGCTACGTCAACAATGactcggaaaaggacaaaatggatttttggcattttctcctggatggacacgcgAAGCTGCAGCAGcgtaagaaatataggcaagacttcgctaattatctGCGGcggacatttaccgacccgccggccagatggggtgtgacgggtgacaGGTGAGATAGACGAAGTAAGCTGAGACAGACATCGCCCACACTTAACGGACCCTTAGTTAtcttcgagaagacgacccagccTTACGCAAACGTCTGGAGAACGCGTCGATAGATGGCTCTATTGCTCTATCGACCGTCGGGTGGTGATCAGGTATCGCCTCCGacttgaatttcatttcattgctagaggagtatgtttcttttgtatttgtgctATCACCGATGTCGTCATGTCGTCTTCATTTGAACATTTCgaattttattcatttccttatttaattaatttctaattAACCACTACTTGTCAAAATTTGGACATTGTAGAAaaagaaagatggtagagcacttttccacgaaagacaaaggtcctgagttcgagtctcggtccggcacacagttttaatctgccatgaaagtTTCAACTGAGCAATAGTTATTCTTTCTACAGTCTTACCAGACAATGAAATTATTGtacgaaaatgaaacacctacagccctcC of Schistocerca serialis cubense isolate TAMUIC-IGC-003099 chromosome 2, iqSchSeri2.2, whole genome shotgun sequence contains these proteins:
- the LOC126456528 gene encoding uncharacterized protein LOC126456528: QQRWRVVPWPVGVPLPPGAEVVGQWPPPGQAPADEGSAQWLADGDAEDPQRRNDKALAYFQLFQPYLGYGEDEIEGDPDSGLEAFSRAGGLRLPVGGASTRRKPFPDSPVYYIRMPAAPYVFVPGLGYVSQPPPPPPPPPRRAATYNPFINVPVEFVSNGKPTGVYRWQGRPASTTTTPKPALQQSAVNTLDKGPYVFNGKPSRVHVLRDQYNVLYADALQNFYP